From Xylanibacter oryzae DSM 17970, a single genomic window includes:
- a CDS encoding succinate dehydrogenase/fumarate reductase iron-sulfur subunit, with product MDKNISFTLRVWRQNGPTAKGHFDTFEMNDIPGDTSFLEMLDILNEQLIEDNKEPFVFDHDCREGICGMCSLYINGYPHGPATGATTCQLYMRRFNDGDTITVEPWRSAAFPVIKDCMVDRGAFDKIIQAGGYVSVRTGQPQDANAILIPKEKADEAMDCASCIGCGACVAACKNGSAMLFVSSKVSQLALLPQGRPEAARRAKAMVMKMEELGFGNCTNTRACEAECPKNESIANIARLNREFIKAKLND from the coding sequence ATGGATAAAAATATAAGTTTCACGCTTAGAGTTTGGCGTCAGAACGGGCCTACAGCCAAAGGTCATTTTGATACATTCGAGATGAATGATATCCCTGGTGATACTTCTTTCCTCGAGATGTTAGATATCCTTAACGAGCAGCTTATCGAAGACAATAAAGAGCCTTTTGTATTCGACCATGACTGTCGTGAAGGTATCTGTGGTATGTGTTCACTTTATATTAACGGATATCCTCACGGACCAGCTACCGGTGCTACAACATGCCAGTTGTATATGCGTCGTTTCAATGATGGTGATACTATTACAGTTGAGCCATGGCGTTCGGCTGCATTCCCTGTTATCAAGGATTGTATGGTAGACCGCGGTGCATTCGACAAAATTATTCAGGCAGGTGGTTATGTAAGTGTACGTACAGGACAGCCACAGGATGCAAATGCAATCCTTATACCTAAGGAGAAGGCAGATGAGGCAATGGACTGTGCTAGTTGTATTGGTTGTGGCGCTTGTGTTGCAGCTTGCAAGAACGGTTCAGCGATGTTGTTTGTAAGTTCTAAGGTTAGTCAGCTTGCTCTTCTTCCACAAGGTCGTCCAGAGGCTGCACGTCGTGCTAAGGCTATGGTTATGAAGATGGAAGAACTTGGTTTTGGTAACTGTACAAACACTCGTGCATGTGAGGCTGAATGTCCTAAGAATGAAAGTATAGCTAATATAGCTCGTCTTAACCGCGAGTTTATTAAGGCAAAACTTAATGACTAG
- a CDS encoding fumarate reductase: MWLCNSSIGRKVVMSVTGIALILFLTFHMSMNLVAIFSGEAYNAICEFLGANWYAIVGTLGLAFLAVVHIIYAFWLTILNRKARGFERYDITSRPAKVEWASQNMLVLGLIIVLGLILHFCNFWYHMQFQDVIGSGAAGTTDGILWIQKTFSCPGFAALYIIWFVAIWFHLSHGFWSAIQTFGWNGKVWFCRWRMIGIIYVTILMLGFVAVVLAFATGIVSCNTACAAY; encoded by the coding sequence ATGTGGTTATGTAATTCATCTATTGGTAGGAAAGTTGTAATGTCTGTTACAGGCATCGCGCTTATTCTGTTCTTGACGTTCCACATGTCAATGAACCTTGTTGCAATCTTCTCTGGTGAAGCTTACAACGCTATCTGTGAATTTCTGGGAGCCAACTGGTACGCTATTGTAGGTACTCTTGGTCTGGCTTTTCTTGCAGTTGTTCACATCATTTATGCCTTTTGGCTTACAATACTCAATCGCAAAGCACGCGGATTTGAGCGTTACGACATTACTTCAAGACCTGCAAAGGTAGAGTGGGCTTCACAGAACATGTTGGTACTTGGCCTCATTATTGTTCTCGGCCTCATACTTCACTTCTGCAATTTCTGGTATCACATGCAGTTTCAGGATGTTATTGGCTCTGGTGCCGCAGGTACTACAGATGGTATTCTTTGGATACAGAAGACATTCTCTTGTCCTGGTTTTGCCGCACTTTACATTATTTGGTTCGTAGCCATATGGTTCCACCTTTCTCATGGATTCTGGAGTGCTATCCAGACATTTGGATGGAATGGTAAGGTTTGGTTCTGCCGTTGGCGTATGATTGGTATTATCTATGTAACTATTCTTATGCTCGGTTTCGTAGCAGTAGTACTTGCTTTTGCCACTGGCATTGTATCATGTAATACTGCTTGTGCAGCTTATTAA
- a CDS encoding class I SAM-dependent methyltransferase: MTVINPSAATEMFIKEHAADNVHTLALLASRYPDVDIHFALSQIDGRQRAKVKLPTWSSIDDIYYPVHLSMEQCSSQQTAEYKYSLAKNLIDDNKKCISKSTSFVDLTGGFGVDFSFISRAFSHAVYVEKQNTLCEIAKHNFNLLHLSQSEVVCGDGVEYLSNVNDADLFFIDPARRDSNGSKVVAISDCTPDVIQIKKLLLDKALYTLIKLSPMLDWHKAVDDLNKDSQCVSQLHIVSVDNECKELLFVITKEFTGNLQIYCVNDDSNFDFTYDQNINQSSTLELSELNNIETNNLYVYEPNASIMKSGCFGILENRYPVKAIGKNSHLFISSHNVDEFPGRKFVMDRVTTMNKKDLKKNLSEIEKANITVRNFNMSVDELRKRLKIRDGGDKYIFATTIADKQHVLLICHKA; the protein is encoded by the coding sequence ATGACAGTGATAAATCCATCTGCAGCTACAGAAATGTTTATAAAAGAACATGCTGCTGATAACGTTCATACTTTGGCACTACTTGCATCAAGATATCCTGATGTGGATATACATTTTGCTCTTTCCCAAATAGATGGCAGGCAGAGGGCAAAAGTAAAACTGCCAACATGGTCATCAATAGATGATATCTATTATCCCGTACATCTGTCTATGGAACAATGTTCATCACAACAGACAGCAGAATATAAATACTCTTTGGCAAAAAATCTTATTGATGACAATAAAAAGTGTATATCAAAAAGTACAAGTTTCGTAGATCTCACAGGCGGTTTTGGTGTAGACTTCTCATTTATATCACGAGCATTCAGTCATGCTGTTTATGTAGAAAAGCAAAATACCTTATGCGAAATAGCTAAGCATAACTTCAATCTCTTACATCTCAGTCAGTCAGAAGTAGTATGTGGCGATGGGGTAGAATATCTAAGTAATGTAAATGATGCAGATTTATTCTTTATCGATCCAGCTCGTAGAGATTCAAATGGCAGTAAGGTAGTTGCTATATCCGATTGCACTCCCGATGTTATACAAATAAAGAAACTCTTGCTTGATAAAGCGCTTTATACTCTTATAAAACTATCACCCATGCTAGACTGGCATAAGGCTGTTGATGACCTGAATAAAGATTCTCAATGTGTTAGCCAACTTCATATAGTATCAGTAGATAACGAATGTAAAGAACTACTTTTTGTAATTACTAAAGAGTTTACGGGAAATTTACAAATATACTGTGTCAATGATGATTCAAACTTTGATTTCACATACGATCAGAATATAAACCAATCATCAACGTTAGAATTATCCGAACTAAATAATATAGAAACAAACAACTTATATGTATATGAACCCAATGCATCAATAATGAAATCAGGATGTTTCGGTATATTGGAAAACCGTTATCCGGTAAAGGCTATAGGCAAGAATAGTCATTTGTTTATCTCTTCACATAATGTAGATGAATTCCCAGGACGTAAGTTCGTTATGGATAGAGTTACAACAATGAACAAAAAAGACCTTAAGAAAAACCTATCAGAAATAGAAAAAGCAAACATAACAGTTAGAAATTTTAATATGTCTGTAGATGAGCTTCGTAAACGTCTTAAAATAAGAGATGGTGGTGATAAGTACATCTTTGCTACCACGATAGCAGACAAACAACATGTGCTGCTCATTTGCCATAAGGCATAA
- the mnmG gene encoding tRNA uridine-5-carboxymethylaminomethyl(34) synthesis enzyme MnmG — protein MNFKYDVIVIGGGHAGCEAATAAANMGAKTCLITMDMNKIAQMSCNPAIGGIAKGQIVREVDALGGQMAKVTDATAIQFRMLNRSKGPAVWSPRAQCDRGKFIWQWRTVIDNTPNLDVWQDQADELIVEKNEAIGIKTVWGVEFRAKSIIVTAGTFLNGLMHIGRHKLAGGRTAEPAVYHFTESITRWGVTSGRMKTGTPVRIDGRTVHFDEMEVQQGETDFHQFSFMGEHRKLKQLPCWTCYTNKEVHETLKSGLADSPLFNGQIQSIGPRYCPSIETKLVTFPDKNQHPLFLEPEGETTKEMYLNGFSSSLPMEVQLEALRKIPALRDVKIYRPGYAIEYDYFDPTQLKHSLESKIIKGLFFAGQVNGTTGYEEAGGQGTVAGINAALNCAGSEPLIMHRDESYIGVLIDDLVTKGVDEPYRMFTSRAEYRILLRQDDADARLTEKSYNIGLAKKDRFDWWNEKKEAIDKIEEFCKNTSVKPKEINSALEALGTAPLREGTKLVDLISRPQISIDDLSEIIPELKEIINIPINRKEEITEAAEVKMKYRGYIEREKIIADKMHRLEDIKIKDRFNYSEMQQLSTEARQKLEKINPDTLAQASRISGVSPSDINVMLILLGR, from the coding sequence ATGAATTTCAAATATGATGTAATTGTTATCGGTGGTGGACATGCCGGATGTGAAGCTGCAACCGCAGCTGCAAATATGGGTGCCAAAACATGCCTTATAACAATGGATATGAACAAAATTGCTCAGATGAGTTGTAACCCTGCCATAGGTGGTATCGCCAAGGGTCAGATAGTGCGTGAAGTTGATGCACTTGGAGGACAGATGGCAAAGGTCACTGATGCTACAGCAATACAGTTTCGAATGCTTAACAGGAGCAAGGGACCTGCTGTATGGAGCCCACGTGCACAATGCGACCGTGGCAAGTTTATCTGGCAATGGCGTACAGTCATAGACAACACCCCTAATTTGGATGTCTGGCAGGATCAAGCCGATGAACTTATTGTCGAGAAAAATGAGGCAATAGGTATAAAGACTGTCTGGGGTGTAGAATTCAGAGCTAAAAGTATAATAGTAACAGCAGGTACATTCCTAAATGGACTAATGCATATAGGAAGACATAAATTAGCCGGTGGACGTACAGCTGAGCCGGCTGTTTACCATTTCACAGAAAGCATAACAAGATGGGGAGTAACTTCTGGAAGAATGAAAACCGGAACACCTGTAAGAATTGACGGACGTACGGTTCATTTTGATGAAATGGAAGTACAGCAAGGTGAAACAGATTTTCATCAATTCAGCTTTATGGGTGAACATCGCAAACTTAAGCAGTTGCCTTGCTGGACTTGTTACACAAACAAGGAAGTACATGAAACTCTTAAGAGTGGATTAGCTGACTCACCTCTATTCAACGGCCAAATTCAAAGTATAGGTCCGCGTTATTGCCCTTCTATAGAAACTAAACTTGTAACCTTCCCGGATAAAAATCAACATCCACTATTTTTGGAACCTGAAGGCGAGACGACTAAAGAGATGTACCTTAATGGATTCTCTTCAAGTCTACCAATGGAAGTTCAGCTAGAAGCATTAAGAAAAATACCAGCTCTTAGAGATGTGAAAATTTACAGGCCGGGGTATGCCATAGAGTATGACTACTTCGACCCTACTCAACTAAAGCATTCGTTGGAATCGAAAATTATCAAAGGTCTGTTTTTTGCCGGACAGGTAAATGGAACCACTGGATATGAAGAAGCTGGAGGACAAGGAACTGTTGCAGGAATAAATGCAGCATTAAATTGTGCAGGAAGTGAACCTCTTATAATGCACAGGGACGAAAGCTATATTGGCGTTTTGATTGACGACCTCGTAACTAAAGGGGTTGACGAACCCTACAGAATGTTTACCTCTAGAGCTGAATACAGAATTCTGCTCAGACAAGATGATGCTGATGCAAGACTTACAGAAAAATCATACAACATCGGTCTGGCTAAAAAGGACCGATTTGACTGGTGGAATGAAAAGAAAGAAGCAATCGATAAAATCGAAGAATTTTGCAAAAATACTTCAGTAAAACCGAAAGAAATAAACTCTGCATTGGAAGCGCTTGGCACTGCCCCATTAAGAGAAGGTACAAAATTAGTTGATCTAATATCCAGACCACAAATAAGTATTGATGACCTTTCAGAAATAATTCCAGAACTTAAAGAGATAATTAATATACCAATCAATCGAAAAGAAGAAATTACAGAAGCCGCAGAAGTTAAAATGAAATATCGCGGATATATCGAAAGAGAAAAAATCATTGCAGATAAAATGCATAGATTAGAAGATATTAAAATAAAAGATAGATTCAATTATTCCGAAATGCAACAACTTTCTACTGAAGCAAGACAAAAGCTCGAAAAGATAAATCCTGATACTTTGGCACAAGCTAGCAGAATTTCAGGAGTGTCTCCGAGCGACATAAATGTGATGCTAATATTACTTGGGAGATAG
- a CDS encoding fumarate reductase/succinate dehydrogenase flavoprotein subunit, which translates to MANQIDSRIPEGPLAEKWTNYKAHQKLVNPSNKRKLDVIVVGTGLAGASAAASLGEMGFRVLNFCIQDSPRRAHSIAAQGGINAAKNYQNDGDAVYRLFYDTIKGGDYRAREANVYRLAEVSADIIDQCVAQGVPFAREYGGMLANRSFGGVQVCRTFYAKGQTGQQLLLGAYSALSRQIQAGTVQLYTRYEMEDVVLIEDRARGIIAKNLITGKLERFSAHAVVIATGGYGNAYFLSTNAMACNCSAAIACYRKGAYFANPAFVQIHPTCIPVHGDKQSKLTLMSESLRNDGRIWVPKKIEDAKKLQAGELQGKDIPEEDRDYYLERRYPAFGNLVPRDVASRAAKERCDKGFGVNNTGLAVFLDFNEAIDRLGKDAVEQRYGNLFDMYEEITDVNPYENPMMIYPAIHYTMGGIWVDYELQTSIKGLFAIGECNYSDHGANRLGASALMQGLADGYFVLPYTMQNYLSDQITVPRFSTDLPEFEEAEKAVQSEIDRIYNIKGDESVDSIHKKLGHIMWEFVGMGRTKEGLETGLKKMAELRKEFNEHVRIPGQKEGLNVELDKAIRLRDFLTMGELVAYDALNRNESCGGHFREESQTEEGEAKRDDENYMYVACWKYNGSDNEAPTLLKEDLDYQYIKVQTRNYKS; encoded by the coding sequence ATGGCTAATCAAATCGATTCAAGAATTCCTGAAGGCCCTTTGGCTGAGAAATGGACCAATTATAAAGCTCATCAGAAATTGGTTAACCCTTCCAACAAGCGTAAACTTGATGTTATCGTAGTTGGTACAGGTCTTGCAGGTGCTTCTGCAGCTGCTTCACTTGGTGAAATGGGATTCCGCGTATTAAATTTCTGTATCCAAGACTCTCCTCGTCGTGCTCACTCAATTGCAGCTCAGGGAGGTATTAATGCAGCAAAGAACTATCAGAATGATGGTGATGCTGTATATAGATTATTTTATGATACAATTAAGGGAGGTGATTACCGTGCTCGTGAAGCTAACGTATATCGTCTTGCAGAAGTATCAGCTGATATTATAGACCAGTGTGTTGCCCAAGGTGTTCCTTTTGCACGTGAATATGGTGGTATGCTTGCTAACCGTTCATTTGGTGGTGTACAGGTTTGTCGTACATTTTATGCTAAAGGTCAGACAGGTCAGCAATTGCTATTAGGTGCTTATTCAGCATTGAGCCGTCAGATACAGGCTGGAACAGTACAACTGTATACTCGTTATGAGATGGAAGATGTAGTTCTTATTGAAGACCGTGCACGTGGTATTATTGCAAAGAATCTTATAACAGGCAAGCTGGAGCGTTTTTCAGCTCACGCAGTAGTTATAGCAACAGGTGGTTATGGTAATGCTTATTTCCTCTCTACCAATGCTATGGCATGTAACTGTTCTGCAGCTATTGCTTGCTATCGTAAGGGTGCTTATTTTGCTAACCCTGCATTCGTACAGATCCATCCTACTTGTATTCCTGTACATGGTGACAAGCAGTCTAAGCTTACACTGATGTCTGAATCATTACGTAATGATGGTCGTATCTGGGTACCTAAGAAGATAGAAGACGCTAAGAAGTTGCAGGCAGGTGAACTGCAAGGAAAAGATATTCCTGAAGAAGACCGCGATTACTATTTGGAGCGTCGTTACCCTGCATTTGGTAACCTTGTTCCACGTGACGTTGCTTCTCGTGCCGCTAAAGAGCGCTGTGATAAAGGTTTTGGCGTAAACAATACAGGTTTGGCCGTATTCCTCGACTTCAATGAAGCTATAGATCGTCTTGGTAAGGATGCTGTAGAGCAGCGTTATGGTAACCTCTTCGATATGTATGAGGAGATAACCGATGTAAATCCTTACGAGAATCCTATGATGATTTATCCTGCTATCCATTACACAATGGGTGGTATCTGGGTTGACTATGAACTTCAGACAAGTATCAAGGGACTATTTGCTATTGGTGAGTGTAATTATAGTGATCATGGAGCTAACCGTCTAGGTGCTTCTGCTCTTATGCAGGGATTGGCAGACGGATACTTCGTATTGCCATATACTATGCAGAATTATCTTAGCGATCAGATAACAGTACCACGCTTCTCTACAGATCTTCCTGAATTTGAAGAGGCCGAGAAGGCTGTACAGTCAGAAATTGACCGTATTTATAATATCAAGGGTGATGAGAGTGTTGATTCTATACACAAGAAACTCGGCCATATTATGTGGGAGTTTGTTGGAATGGGACGTACAAAAGAGGGTCTTGAAACAGGACTTAAGAAAATGGCTGAATTACGTAAAGAGTTCAATGAGCACGTACGTATACCAGGACAAAAAGAAGGCCTAAATGTAGAACTTGACAAAGCTATTCGCTTGCGTGACTTCCTTACAATGGGAGAACTTGTTGCATATGATGCGCTTAACCGTAATGAAAGCTGTGGTGGACACTTCCGTGAAGAGTCTCAGACAGAAGAGGGTGAAGCAAAACGTGATGATGAGAACTATATGTATGTCGCTTGTTGGAAGTACAATGGTTCTGACAATGAAGCTCCTACATTGCTAAAGGAAGACCTCGACTATCAGTACATCAAAGTACAAACCAGAAATTATAAATCTTAA
- a CDS encoding adenine phosphoribosyltransferase, with product MNNKTLLANLRSIPDFPQKGVNFRDVTTLFKSSECLKIMSDELYELYKDKGITKIVGIESRGFIMAAALAVRLNAGIILCRKPGKLPADTVSETYEKEYGSDTIEIHEDAINENDVLLLHDDLLATGGTMKATCDLVKKFNPKKVYVNFLIELVNEGFEGRDLFDKDIEVTSLLKV from the coding sequence ATGAACAACAAAACATTATTGGCAAATTTAAGAAGTATACCTGATTTCCCTCAGAAAGGGGTTAATTTCAGAGACGTAACAACACTATTTAAAAGCAGTGAATGTCTCAAGATAATGAGTGATGAATTATATGAATTATATAAGGATAAAGGGATAACAAAAATTGTCGGAATAGAGAGCAGAGGATTTATAATGGCTGCGGCCTTAGCAGTAAGATTAAACGCAGGTATCATACTTTGCAGGAAACCTGGAAAATTACCTGCCGATACAGTAAGTGAGACTTATGAAAAAGAATACGGGTCAGACACGATAGAGATTCACGAGGATGCAATAAACGAAAACGATGTACTGCTTTTACACGATGATCTACTAGCTACTGGCGGAACTATGAAAGCAACTTGCGATCTGGTAAAGAAATTTAATCCTAAAAAGGTATATGTAAATTTCTTAATAGAACTTGTCAACGAAGGATTTGAAGGTAGAGATTTGTTTGACAAAGATATTGAGGTTACATCGTTATTAAAGGTATAA
- a CDS encoding DNA topoisomerase IV subunit B — MEDNINKENLEPQVAYTDDNIRHLSDMEHVRTRPGMYIGRLGDGSLPEDGIYVLLKEVIDNSIDEFKMNSGKRIEIDIEDNLRVSVRDYGRGIPQGKLIEAVSMLNTGGKYDSKAFKKSVGLNGVGVKAVNALSSHFEVRSYREGKVRSASFERGIMNSDHTEKTADETGTYIFFVPDNTMFLNYSFHDDIVETMLRNYTYLNAGLTIMYNGRRILSRNGLEDLLNDNMTNDGIYPIIHLKGDDIEIAFTHTNQYGEEYHSFVNGQHTTQGGTHQSAFKEHIARTIKEFYNKNIEYTDIRNGLVAAIAVNIEEPMFESQTKIKLGSLTMSPNGVSINKHIGDFIKTEVDNYLHKESDTAEVLLNKIQESEKERKAMAGVTKLARERAKKANLHNRKLRDCRIHFSDVKNDRKEDSCIFITEGDSASGSITKSRDVTTQAVFSLRGKPLNCFGLTKKVVYENEEFNLLQAALDIEDGLDSLRYNKVIVATDADVDGMHIRLLIITFFLQFFPELIKKGHVYVLQTPLFRVRNKRTKIKNKKVIAEADERLKKGDKKSDFITRYCYTDEERINAISELGPEPEITRFKGLGEISPDEFVHFIGPDMRLEQVSLHKTDQVQKLLEYYMGKNTMERQNFIIDNLVIEEDRTEDEIIES, encoded by the coding sequence ATGGAGGACAATATAAATAAAGAAAATCTGGAACCGCAGGTAGCGTATACGGATGATAATATACGGCACCTGTCGGATATGGAGCATGTGCGTACACGTCCGGGTATGTATATTGGTCGTCTTGGTGACGGTTCATTGCCGGAAGACGGTATTTATGTCTTGCTAAAAGAAGTTATAGACAACTCAATCGATGAGTTTAAAATGAACTCAGGCAAGCGTATTGAGATTGATATAGAAGACAATCTTCGTGTCAGCGTGCGCGATTACGGTCGTGGCATACCTCAAGGCAAACTTATAGAAGCTGTAAGTATGCTTAATACAGGTGGAAAGTATGATTCAAAGGCATTTAAAAAGAGTGTAGGTCTTAATGGTGTCGGTGTAAAAGCCGTAAACGCTCTAAGTTCTCATTTTGAGGTGCGCTCATACCGTGAAGGCAAAGTACGTTCGGCATCCTTTGAGCGTGGCATTATGAATAGTGATCACACAGAAAAGACAGCTGACGAAACAGGTACTTACATCTTTTTTGTACCTGATAATACGATGTTCCTAAACTATTCGTTTCACGATGATATTGTAGAAACGATGTTGCGTAACTATACTTATCTTAATGCAGGACTGACTATCATGTATAACGGCAGGCGAATATTAAGTCGTAACGGACTTGAAGATCTCCTTAATGATAATATGACCAATGACGGTATTTATCCGATTATACACCTCAAGGGGGATGATATAGAGATTGCTTTTACACATACCAACCAGTATGGAGAAGAGTATCATTCATTTGTAAATGGTCAGCATACCACTCAGGGTGGTACCCATCAGAGTGCATTCAAAGAGCATATAGCCCGTACTATAAAAGAATTCTATAACAAAAATATAGAATACACCGATATTCGTAACGGACTTGTTGCCGCTATAGCCGTTAACATAGAGGAACCTATGTTCGAAAGTCAGACTAAGATTAAGTTAGGTTCACTTACTATGAGTCCTAACGGTGTAAGTATCAACAAGCATATAGGAGACTTTATAAAGACCGAAGTAGATAATTATCTGCATAAGGAATCAGATACTGCAGAGGTCCTTCTAAATAAGATACAAGAGAGTGAGAAGGAGCGTAAGGCAATGGCCGGTGTAACTAAACTTGCCCGTGAAAGAGCTAAAAAGGCTAATCTTCACAACCGTAAACTGCGCGACTGCCGAATTCACTTTAGTGATGTTAAAAATGACCGTAAGGAAGACAGTTGCATATTTATTACAGAGGGAGATTCTGCAAGCGGAAGTATAACAAAAAGCCGTGATGTAACAACTCAGGCTGTGTTTTCTTTAAGAGGAAAACCACTCAACTGTTTTGGACTTACTAAGAAGGTTGTGTACGAAAATGAAGAGTTTAACCTGCTTCAGGCTGCACTTGATATTGAAGACGGTCTTGATTCTTTGCGTTACAATAAAGTTATTGTAGCTACCGATGCTGATGTAGACGGAATGCACATACGTCTGCTGATAATAACATTTTTCCTTCAGTTCTTTCCCGAACTTATAAAGAAAGGACATGTTTATGTATTGCAGACACCACTATTCCGTGTACGTAACAAGCGTACAAAGATAAAGAACAAGAAAGTGATAGCTGAAGCTGACGAACGCCTTAAAAAGGGTGATAAAAAGAGTGATTTCATCACAAGATATTGCTATACAGACGAAGAGCGTATTAATGCGATATCAGAATTAGGACCAGAACCGGAAATAACCCGATTCAAAGGTTTAGGTGAAATATCACCTGACGAATTTGTCCATTTTATCGGCCCTGATATGCGTCTCGAGCAGGTTTCACTGCATAAGACCGATCAAGTTCAGAAGTTACTTGAGTATTATATGGGCAAAAACACCATGGAACGTCAGAATTTTATTATCGATAATCTTGTAATAGAAGAAGACCGTACAGAAGACGAAATAATAGAAAGTTAA
- a CDS encoding DUF3943 domain-containing protein encodes MNNKPTTNILLSAVLLIFPSALIAQIDTLREYRHKADSVLIADSIYAWDNPLNQKKHPWKAATEAFCINAGVQLFDRFVINGDYSHISANSVWHNIKNGFVWDNDQFSTNLFAHPYHGGLYFNSARSNGMSFWQSVPYSFCGSLMWELACETDPPAINDLMATTIGGACIGEITHRVSDLVYDDRERGLSRFLREFAGALTCPIRELNRILNGDAWRVRHDYYEYHDYNRIPVDFSVAFGDRYLADKGAMFRGEHNPYLDMYLIYGDAFNDEENNPYDYFTANVTFGFTGNQPLISDIHLLGRLWTAPIYSGDKIDAEFGIFQHFNYYNSQPVKGGTSQVPFRISEAASVGPGVIYRFPEVGNISKLEQHIFLDAILLGGSLTDYYRFVDRDYNMGSGYSIKVKTIMEFRKMGSFSVNADFYRIYTWKGYENKNYESIDPRYLNAQGDKGNATLLVINPQIEFNLTDKLALQLHSSYYFRRTIYTYHENVEYNTFEIRLGFNYKI; translated from the coding sequence ATGAACAATAAACCAACTACTAATATATTATTATCAGCTGTTTTGCTCATTTTTCCATCTGCATTAATAGCACAGATCGATACATTAAGAGAGTACCGTCACAAAGCTGATTCTGTATTGATTGCCGATTCGATATATGCGTGGGATAATCCACTTAATCAGAAAAAACATCCTTGGAAGGCTGCTACAGAAGCTTTCTGTATAAATGCAGGTGTTCAGCTTTTCGACAGATTTGTAATCAATGGCGATTACTCTCATATTAGTGCCAATTCTGTCTGGCATAATATAAAGAATGGTTTCGTATGGGATAATGATCAGTTTTCAACAAATCTGTTTGCCCATCCTTACCATGGTGGACTTTATTTCAATTCAGCGAGGAGCAACGGCATGAGTTTCTGGCAGAGCGTCCCATATAGCTTCTGTGGTAGTCTGATGTGGGAACTTGCTTGTGAAACAGATCCGCCAGCGATAAATGATTTGATGGCTACAACAATTGGTGGAGCATGTATAGGAGAAATAACCCATCGAGTGTCCGATCTAGTCTATGATGATAGAGAAAGAGGATTAAGCCGCTTCTTAAGAGAATTTGCAGGAGCATTAACCTGTCCGATAAGAGAACTTAACCGTATATTGAACGGAGATGCATGGAGAGTTAGACATGACTATTATGAATATCATGATTATAACAGAATACCAGTAGACTTTTCTGTAGCTTTTGGTGATAGGTATCTTGCAGACAAGGGTGCGATGTTCAGAGGCGAGCACAATCCTTATCTTGACATGTATTTGATATATGGGGATGCTTTTAATGATGAAGAGAATAACCCCTACGACTACTTTACGGCTAATGTGACTTTCGGATTTACAGGCAATCAACCATTGATAAGCGACATACATCTTCTTGGACGGCTTTGGACAGCTCCAATATATTCAGGAGATAAAATAGACGCTGAGTTTGGTATATTCCAGCATTTTAATTATTACAATTCACAACCGGTGAAAGGCGGTACCAGCCAAGTTCCATTCCGAATATCAGAAGCAGCCAGTGTTGGCCCTGGTGTTATATATAGATTCCCTGAGGTAGGAAACATTTCTAAATTAGAGCAACATATATTTCTTGATGCCATATTGTTAGGCGGCAGTCTTACTGACTATTACAGATTTGTAGACAGAGATTACAATATGGGTAGCGGTTATAGCATAAAGGTCAAGACAATAATGGAATTCCGTAAGATGGGAAGTTTTAGTGTTAACGCAGACTTCTACCGGATATACACATGGAAAGGATATGAAAATAAAAATTATGAATCTATAGATCCAAGATATCTTAATGCCCAAGGCGATAAAGGCAATGCAACGTTGCTAGTCATTAATCCTCAAATAGAATTTAACCTTACAGACAAACTTGCCCTGCAGTTGCATAGTTCATACTATTTCAGACGTACTATATACACCTATCATGAAAATGTAGAATACAATACATTTGAAATAAGGTTGGGCTTTAATTATAAAATATAA